The window CCAGACTGCTTTGCTTCCTCGGCGCGGCGCTTGCGTACCGCTTTCGGGTCAGCAATGAGCGGGCGATAAATTTCAATGCGATCGCCGTCTCGCGGCGTGGCATCTAATTTTGACGCTTTATTCCAGATACCCACTTTCTGAGTGCTAAGATCAATCTCCGGAAAGTGCTCTTTAATGCCCGACTGTAAAATACACTCTTCTACCGTTGCGCCCTCTTGCGGGTGCACCGTCAGAATGAGTTGCTTCTCGGGTGTGGCGTAGGCCACTTCAATGGTCAGCGTATTCGCCATGTTAGTTTCCGTATACCTGGTCTGCACGCTTCACAAAGGCATCGACCATTCTCGACGTCACTTCGCTAAAAATTTTGCCAAACGCCATGCCTAAAAGCCTGCTGGAAAACTCAAAATCTAATTTCAGTTCTACTTTGCAGGCGTCCTCTGACAACGGTTTGAATACCCAGCCGCCGGTCAGTTTTTTAAATGGCCCGTCGACAAGCTCCATGTCAATACGCTCTGGCTTTACCAACCTATTGCGCGTTGTGAAGGTTTTCTGAATGCCGGCTTTGCTTATTTGCAGCGACGCCACTTTATAGTCGCCATTTTGCTCAACCACACGCGAATCCGCGCACCCCGGAACAAACTCCGGGTACGAGTCAATATCGTTAACCAAGTTGAACATTTGCTCTGCACTGTATGAAACTAACGCACTTTTTTCGATACTGGGCATGTTTTTCTCTACCGCTAAAATTTAACTGCGCAATAATAACGCAACCAGATATGCTTTGAAGCCCTTAAAGCAATTTTCTTTTCAGTGTGCATAGGTATAATAGCGCTTATGAGCAAAAAGAAACTAAAACAATCGTCTAATACCATTGCGCTGAACAAAAAAGCCCGCCATGAATATTTCCTCGAAGACAAGTTCGAGGCAGGCATTAGTCTGCAAGGCTGGGAAATTAAAAGTATACGCGCCGGTAAAGCGAACATAAGCGACAGCTACGTCATTATTAAAGACGGCGAAGCCTATTTACTGGGCGCGGAAATACAACCGCTGAACCAGGCGTCTTCACACGTGTACTGCGAACCTGACCGTAGCCGTAAATTGCTGCTAAAACGTCGAGAGCTCGACAAGCTTATTGGCGCCGCTGAGCGCGAAGGCTACTCCATTGTGGCAACCGCCATGTATTGGAAAGGTCCTTGGGCCAAGCTGGAAATACACCTGGCCAAAGGTAAGAAGTCTCACGACAAACGCGACACAGTGAAAGAGCGTGACTGGCAACGCCAGAAGTCACGCATACTGAAGCATTCGGTGCGTTAGGCCTTTAGTTAAGGTGTTAGCTAAAGCGTCAGCCAATTCGAAAGTCTGAATGCAATTCGCGCCAATGCTCTTTGAGCACCTGTTTACTGGACTCCAGCATAGGTAACTCATTGAGCATTGTTGGCCACAACTCTCTTGCTTGCTCCATAGTTTCACTTAAGTGAACCGCTATAGGTTGCCATGGTACATCCGCTCGCTCAGCCCACTTTTTAAAGGTCTCCATATTGGTTTCATACCAATTTTTAACTTTCGCCATATTGAGCGCTGCCCCGTTTTCACCTTTCACATAAGGCAAGGTGGACACAATATCGTACGCCGGTGATAGCTGAGGCGTTATTCCGTCTGGGTATATCAACGACCAGTTCTTAAGATGCGCATCACCATTTGCAAGTAGAATATTTACCAACAAACGCTTCGCCATTTTCTGGGCATTCTTTAAGCCTTGCGGACTGTGCAGGTAAATAGCGTTAACGATTTGCTCGTAGTTTTTCTTCTCATATTTCTCATGAGAATACAGCTCAAACACCTGAGCAAAGTCTTCGGTATGTATTCGTTTACCTTTACTGCGATCAAACCGTCGTATCGCATAGGCATATTCTTCATCGGGTAGCCGAATGTCTGGTAGGTTATGCAACTGAGTCAGTTTCACTAACTGTATTTCCGGTATGTCGATACCCACTGACTCGGCTAAGCGCATGGCTGTGTATTCGTTTGCCGGCACTTGCTTATAAACATTAGACGGTACTTTGATAATCCAGCTGTCAGAGTTATCTTCTTCATTGATATTAAAACGCTTGTCAGGAGCCCTTACCGACGAAAACTTCATTTGAATGCCTGCTAGTGACTGCTTGCTTACGGCTTTGTCGATATTAACCTGTACAGCTTCTACTTGCTCTCTATGGGCAAGTGCCCAAGCCGGTAGCTCTCCCGCAGCGATGGGAGTCGCTTTAAGTGCGCCCGGAAGGTTCGCACCTAAATGAACCATAAGCGGAAACTCATTTTCCGAGTGGACTTTCAGTTCGCGACTTATAAATTCTCGTAAAGCGCCTTCGGGTAGCAAGTTTGACAATACTGGTGACAAGCGTTGAGTGCTCACCTGAGGGAGCTCAAAATAGTTCTCACGTATTAGTTGAGTGAAACTAACTATTGGACGGTCACGTTTATCGAGCACGGCAAAGTCAGGAGAAAAACTAAGAATGTTTTTCCCTCCTGTGTAATGCGTCAACACACCGACTTTTTGATCATTCAGTGTTATTTGAAGCCCTTCGACTTTTTCTACTCTCATGCTCGCCATTGGCGATTAGTCCTCTAAATGCTTTTGATATTTGTCCCAAGAGTCATACTCGTTATAAACGGTTTCCGGCTCTCTAACTTCTACTAAATTAGCGTCTTTAAACTCCAGCTCTAACTCTAACCCGGCCAATATGCGCAACAGAGTCGACAGTCGAATATCTTGCCCTGCCTCCACCCGTTGATACTGCTGCTGGGACATACCAATAAGCAGGCGCATGTCTTTTTGAGACAAGTTCCTTCTTTTTCGCTCTTCAACGAGTTTTTCTGAAATAGCCTTTAACGTTTTCATTGAGTTGTACCTTTAACATATTACTTAACCAAAGGTACAACTTATTAATTGTTAAATCAATAAAGTACAACTTTGCACTTAGCATTAAAAGTCGTGAAAGCTATTTACTGAGTGCGGATAAATAACTAGTGAACCAGGTGTCTTCGCCAGTGCAGCGCAAGCCCAAAAACAGCCCGGGTTCGCTATCAAAAAGTCACGAATTAAACAAGATGATTGCAATCAACACCGTTAAAGAAGATAAATTACAACGCCAAAAGCACCTCATAATTGAGCATTTAATGCGTTAATTTAAAGTTATAGGCGAATGTAACTCTTTACAGCTATTAAATGGCTCTACACTTACTAATGCATCTACATCTTTGGTTGAACCATCAAGCAAAAAAACATTTCTAACCCTATATGGCTCCTCATTAAGCATTAAAACGTCATCTCGAAATGGCACTCTTGAATAAGTTGAGTTCCCTAAAAGCACGTCGTCGGAAATAATTGTAATTGTTGGCATATCTTTTCTCCCTTAAAACCAATTATTTTATTTCCCTAAGTTTATTGTTGATATAGTCCTAATGCTGATGCTTTTGTAAGACATTTGCGTCAGATGGCTCAGACATCCCCACTGTCTGGTTAGTGCCAGGAGCGGACGTTAACACCGCATTAAGGTGTGAGCAACGCTATCACTAAATCTCAACCATACCGCCGTAAACACAAAACCCAACGATGGAATGAAAAATGCCAAGCGTTGGGAATCAGTCTTAAATGCTTTGTTAGGCAAAATCCGCTCGCATTTTAAGGTGGGCAATATATGCCAATGGTAATGCTTCCGCTTTTTTCCTCTCAGAGCGAATGCTATTTAAAGCTTGGTATGCTGTGGAAGCAAAGGACAGTCCAGCTCCTGCATAAGCTACTTTATTTCCAGTTTCAGCAGCTACCATCGCTAATCCCGTCCCGAATAAAGGTGCAATGGAGCCCAACATAATCTTTGACCAGGATGGCTTCATTGCATCGATGATTTCATCAGTGTCTTCTTTACAACGCCGAATAAAGTCACTAGTCGCGTCTAATCGATCATCTGCACTTTCTAAGAGTGCAATATAGGCCGTCTCACTTTCGATCTTCTGTCGCAATCTAGGTAAAAGGTGCCCATGCTCCATCTTAAACTTAGCTAGTAAATCTAAATCAATTTTCCCAGAAGGGGTCGGTAAGATATTGTTTATCACTACATCCTGAGCCTTTCGGTGATGGTTAAATCTAGCATCTCGTTGCTGAAACAGGTTGTGACCAAGAAAGTTTGAGTACTTTCTTTCGCTTGTAATAGGAGCTGCACTTACTGTGTTGAGAGCACCTAAGCATATAGCTAAGTAAGCCATAAACATATTGGCAACTCTGGTATCCACGTTAAACCAAGTCCCATCCACTTGGTCGGCTAAGCCCTCTTCTATTAAATACTGGGGGAGTTCTCCCATTTTTTCTACATGGATTCCTGTCATTGGCATCATTTTTTCATGGTGGATACGAGAGCCAAATTTTTCTGCATGCATTCGTCCAGTATCAAAAACTCCTCGTATAGGCTTATCTCTATACTCCCTAGCCTTAGGCTCTAAATATCTAATAAAACTCTGTTCGAACTGAGGAATCTCATATAGGTGTTGTGACGGAAATATTTGTTCAGCTAAATCTCTCTCCAATAAAGCTCTCATGAACGGACTTAGTTGCTCTGGATTATCAATATGATCCATAGGAACTATTGCGCTCAACTTGTCCCAATAAAGTAAAGTTTTTATTGTCCATTGACTTTCCGGAATCGAAATATAAGGAAAGTAAAGAGCATTATTTCTCATTGTTAACCCTTTCTGCCTATCGCGCGCATTCACGCGCCAACACTGCTGGTCGCGTGCGATTTATTGTTAGTGCTCTGACTCCAGAAATGCATTCGTCGAATCCAAAATACCTCGAATTTTCGATAAATCAATATTAAGCTGGGTCAGCCATTTTTCGTACAAGTCGCCACATTCAGTAAGCATTCGACGGAGTTCGTCATTCTCGGCTTCAATCATAGCGTTGTACATTCCGTAGTCATCACCAGAGTTTGATAACTCAGCATAGAAAGCCTTAACTTTTGCGTCCGAGAAGATCTGAATGGACTTTTCATATAGTTCATCAGAGATTTCTGCCAGATCGTTTGATATCAACATCGGGTGCTCTCGAGTAGCAGCATTTATCTTCTCTATGATGTTTGTAAAGTAACTTGGATCGTCATCATGGAACTCGATATACTCAGCATTATCGACGAGTGATTTTCCGATATCCCTTTTTAAATTAATCAGCTTTTCGTATGCCTCTATTCGTTTGCTAAATAGCTCTTGGTACATTTCCTTAGAGATGGACGTGTAGCTCTCGCTTTTCAGCAACTCAAGTTTAAAATCGCTCTTAATTGCTTCCATCTGCAGCCTTGCAGTTGATTTAAACTCTGCCAGGTCCCGTTTGTGCCGTGCTACTTCGCCATTAATTATCCGCTTCGAGCTGATGTGAGCGAGGAACGATGCTAAACCAATAAGTACGGCAGAAACCCCTCCGAAAGGAAGTAATACCTGGTTGATCAAATAACTAAACGTCAAAGGTGCTCTCCTCTCTTATTAGCACTGAATTGCTTGTTAACTGTAATACCATCGATCATCATCATCGTATCCGTTTTCATGACACCACTGTTCAACATCATTATCTCTATCAATACTCGTTTCCATACCTGCAAGCTCTAGCTCTTCAAAATCGTCCAACTTCAAGCCGCACGCTTCACAAAGGAATGATTCACATAGAAAGGTAAGGGATATACCATCCTCATCCGAGGTCTCTTCTGTCTCTCCTGTAAACAAACCACCTTCACCACATATAGGGCACTCTTGCATCATCTGAGTCCAATCCTCACTGTAATAAAATGTCTCGCCAAACTTCCCACTTTTCACAATTCTCCGAGCGTTATCTAAGGCATTTTTAACTTTCTTTACCTTTTCTTCCTCGTAAAGTTGTAAAAAGCTTGCGGTTTTCTTCTCTGGCGTAAACGAAAAGTATTTGAAGACACTTAACTCAGAGATTTTTTGAAACAACTTCGTTGAGTGGTAAGCAATGCTCTCCAGTTCGTACCTTTGAAAGTCAGGAACTGACGCATGCACACTTACATTTCTTATTAAGGATAGCGAGGAGAGAAATCCTTTGTACTCCTGTTTAACTTCCGGGTAAAAATGAAAGAAAAGAGAACTAGCTTTATCTAGCTCAATGGTTTTGTATGAGAAATACCTAAGGTCATTAATGTAAGAAAGGGAGTTATGCTCTTTTGTCAAGCTTTCCGGGTAACACAATAACAACTTGGCTTCATCAGGTAAGCCTGCATAAAGCATATAGAGCGACTTATGTGCAATGATCGACTTCAGCAATAACTCAACACTTATACACAAATTTCCAATTGCAGGCTGAAAATCAACCCAACCCTTCATTCTAGCGTTATGAAAAGCATCTATGCCAATTTTGTAATACGACCTCGCACTAGATCTGAGATCCAGTGAAGTTTGACTCTCGAGTTTCTCGACTTCCTTCCTATACAAAAGTCACCTCTTCAAATCAGTTAACGCCGCCATATGGGGCATTGTTTATGGAGTGGAGCTTTGGGGTAAAGTAGCGAAGCCACCCCAAAGCGCAGCGAAGTATACGATGTCCCTATAATGGCCTGGTTATACAGAATTAATTTCTCTGTTGGCTATTTTTTCCGCCTTTTTCAGGTTTGATAGACAAAGACTTAACTAAGGAGTTACATAGTTCCAACCGCATGTTCTTAATCGCATTTTTTGGAACACCATTCTTTTCGGCATCTTTGATCAGGCATAATGCTTGCTCAATCTCTTTCGGCAATTCAGAATCTTTGGAGTAACTTTCTCTAACGGTTGGAATATGCATTACAGACAGGCCTACGATGAGATAGTGCCACAACTTCAAACTCGATAATTTGACCCATTGAATGCCTGTCCAAACCGGAGCGAACAAAACACCCACGATAACGTAAATCAGGGCGCCAACCACAAAACCCAATGATGTTCTTTTTGGGTGTGTACAAAATAAGATATCAATTGCTCTTGATATCCAATCTGACGAAGTATCTTTAAAATCCCTATTCATTATCAGACTCCTACCTCTTTGGCATGAGCAGCTACTCCACCTTTACCAAAGTTATGCGCTTTTTCAATTGTAAACTCATCCAGATCTATCAATTTTCTCGGTCCATCTCCATCATTGAGATCATTGTCCGAAGCTTCACTAATTATATATTTAAGGAACTGTCGTATTTCGTATTCACTATTCCCTAAGAATCCGTTACTTACTCTATAAGCGCTTATTGCAATCTTCACCCAAGGTAGCAACAACAAAACTAAAGAAACGAAAACAATTATTGAATCTATTGGCTTGTCCGCAAAAATCGAGAAAGACAAATACAGAACCATAAATACAGAAAAAGTTACTGAAACAAAGTTTGCTTCTTTCATTCTCCGAGCAAACATAATTCCATAAACCGAAGAGTACCGGTCATAAGCTCTTACTGTTTCATCATCTCGATTAACAAGCCTTTTCGAGATTAATTTCATAAGCTTATCGACTGTCTGGACTAGTCCTGCTTTCGTAGTTATGTAAGAGCTAAATAGCGAAACGAACACCCCTAGTACGGCAGACACAACGCTTGCGTGATCTAAAAGTGAAGCAAGTTTATCTAAAATTGATTCCATTTAAACTCCTTTTCGAATGTTGATAAATGAATTGATGTATAACATTTGTATATTGTGCGTGCGCATTTATAACCTCGCCTAATTAATAACTTTCGGTTCATAACTTACTGTTAAAGCAACCATTCCTGATTTGAAAGGTTCCGAGTTAGCAAAGGCAATTTGAGCGTGCTCAGTTACACTCTACCGAGCGCACAATATCCAACCTTTATTTTTGTTATGTCATTGACAGTAAACGACTTAAATACACAACACAATAACAAAGCGAGCAATATTTCCGAAGTGAATGTGCCGTGCACCGTTAAGGATACCCACAATTATTAATAACGGGACGGCTAGCCACTAGTTGGAGCATACTGAGAGCCAGAAGATCCGCTGCTCGCTCTTAGCCGACTGATTTGCATAAGCAAAAGGCTGAATTTTGCCTTTCTCGATAATGTTCGTGCTGTACACTATGACAATTTCAGTAAAGCGAAGGAATTCTAATAATATATGAGTTCTATAGATCGTAGCCTTTTGAATCGTCTCCTTGTTCTTTCCGCCGCTATAGCCGAAATGATCGAGCTAGAAAGCCATATGTTGTCTGAGTTTCGTGAATCTACTCACCAACTAGCAGGCAGGAATGAGTACTTAGCATTTTGGTTGAGAGCTCAATCATTTTTCGTATCTGCACAGTCCTTAACTGACAGTAAGCAAATCAAGCAATATTATTTAACCAATACCGCTAAGCATTGGCGGTTTGGAATAAAAGCTCTGCGGCACTTCTTTGCGCACGAGATAGATTTTATTCCCTCGCTTCATACCTCAGTCAGATTTATTCCGGAGGAAAAAGTCTCGATTTCACTCGAAGGGTTCGTAATCAGAACGGCAGAAGCAGACCTAATATTGAGGAATTGTGTCAAAAATGATTGGCGTCGAGAGTTACGAAAAAAGGAGAAAAACGGAGCTTTACCCTTCGGTAAGGTTAAAATGATTTATAAGAAGCATCGCACTACTCAGTTGCGAACTCTAAATGACTGGAGGAGCAGGCCGAACGAGAATGTTGTAGTAATCACCGATATCGCTACCAGACATTACTTGATCGCGTATGAGTTACTAAATGCTTTGAAGAGGAGAGAACAAACTCTCGCATCAGAAGTTGCTGAGGAAACTGCTGAGTATGATTCAGGTGTTATTCCTCTTAAAGATAAAGTGAAATCCATCGAGGATACAGTCGCTAAAGTCAAAGCTTATCGAGATAATAAATTTAAATGGAGTATTAACTAGCATTTACTTCCGGCTGAAGTGCGTTAAGCCGGTCCGCCATGAGCGAGGAACAGACCTTAGTTTTTTTGCACGAATTTAACTAGTGAACTTCGCGCCTACCATTAATAACTAAGAGGGACGGGAATCAGGCTCGGCACACTTATCTCTACAATATGGCACGTTTTTTTGTTGTGTTGTGGATTTAAGTCATTTACTGTCAATGACATAATGGGAAATCAAAATTAGGTATTGTGTGCCCGTTAGAGTGTAACTGTGCTTGCTCAAATTGTTGTAGCTTATTCAGAGCGTTTCAAGGTTGGAATTTTTTAGCTCAGTAACTTAAAGCTATTTAACTACCAACTTAACGAATGACAAAGTATGCATGAAAAATATACAAAGGTTAGCAAGACAAGAGGAGATATGAGTGGTGCCTTGTTACTACAGAGGCTGCGATAACGAAGCGGACACAAAGGAACACGTTCCTCCTAAAGCTTTCTTCCCAAAGGATCAACGAAATCAGCTTCTTACCGTTCCCTCGTGTAAGTCTCACAATAATTCTAAAACAAACGACGACACTTATGTTCTAGCTCATATCTGCATGAATGCTTCGCCATCCAATGGCGCGCGTGAAATCTTCACGCAAAAGATACTCCCCCAACTTGGATATAACGAAAGTGTATTTAGAAAAATGCTTTTGAAAGGGTCAGAGCGCTATGACAACGGCACTGTTCGATACCGTGTTGATGTAGAGCGATTTGATGACTTTTTCACCGCACTTTCAATGGGGATAGTCTACAAGGCGTGTGACAATCAACTACCTGAATCCTATTCTATAGCCCACATCTATCATAATTTTAAAGATGATAATGAAACCCCTGAGTACAGAGCTCTAAAAGAGAGTATCAGTCGTCTCTATTCGGGAACACCGATGCATTTTCTGGATTTTGGCGAGCTAGATGCGCGGAATGAAAAGATATATTCGGTTAAAGTGTTTGGTATGCCAGAGTTCCGCTCATCAATAACAGTGGATCACCTATTCTTTGGTATTTTCCGGGTAACATCTATGCTGAGTAAGAAATAGGGTGCGGATGTTTAACCCTGCTAACCAGAGAATCAAGCCG is drawn from Idiomarina piscisalsi and contains these coding sequences:
- a CDS encoding DUF6236 family protein, which produces MRNNALYFPYISIPESQWTIKTLLYWDKLSAIVPMDHIDNPEQLSPFMRALLERDLAEQIFPSQHLYEIPQFEQSFIRYLEPKAREYRDKPIRGVFDTGRMHAEKFGSRIHHEKMMPMTGIHVEKMGELPQYLIEEGLADQVDGTWFNVDTRVANMFMAYLAICLGALNTVSAAPITSERKYSNFLGHNLFQQRDARFNHHRKAQDVVINNILPTPSGKIDLDLLAKFKMEHGHLLPRLRQKIESETAYIALLESADDRLDATSDFIRRCKEDTDEIIDAMKPSWSKIMLGSIAPLFGTGLAMVAAETGNKVAYAGAGLSFASTAYQALNSIRSERKKAEALPLAYIAHLKMRADFA
- a CDS encoding type II toxin-antitoxin system RatA family toxin — encoded protein: MPSIEKSALVSYSAEQMFNLVNDIDSYPEFVPGCADSRVVEQNGDYKVASLQISKAGIQKTFTTRNRLVKPERIDMELVDGPFKKLTGGWVFKPLSEDACKVELKLDFEFSSRLLGMAFGKIFSEVTSRMVDAFVKRADQVYGN
- the smpB gene encoding SsrA-binding protein SmpB; translation: MSKKKLKQSSNTIALNKKARHEYFLEDKFEAGISLQGWEIKSIRAGKANISDSYVIIKDGEAYLLGAEIQPLNQASSHVYCEPDRSRKLLLKRRELDKLIGAAEREGYSIVATAMYWKGPWAKLEIHLAKGKKSHDKRDTVKERDWQRQKSRILKHSVR
- a CDS encoding RnfH family protein translates to MANTLTIEVAYATPEKQLILTVHPQEGATVEECILQSGIKEHFPEIDLSTQKVGIWNKASKLDATPRDGDRIEIYRPLIADPKAVRKRRAEEAKQSGRADKVTGGRPDAKRKAQESKPE
- a CDS encoding helix-turn-helix domain-containing protein, yielding MKTLKAISEKLVEERKRRNLSQKDMRLLIGMSQQQYQRVEAGQDIRLSTLLRILAGLELELEFKDANLVEVREPETVYNEYDSWDKYQKHLED
- a CDS encoding type II toxin-antitoxin system HipA family toxin, with translation MASMRVEKVEGLQITLNDQKVGVLTHYTGGKNILSFSPDFAVLDKRDRPIVSFTQLIRENYFELPQVSTQRLSPVLSNLLPEGALREFISRELKVHSENEFPLMVHLGANLPGALKATPIAAGELPAWALAHREQVEAVQVNIDKAVSKQSLAGIQMKFSSVRAPDKRFNINEEDNSDSWIIKVPSNVYKQVPANEYTAMRLAESVGIDIPEIQLVKLTQLHNLPDIRLPDEEYAYAIRRFDRSKGKRIHTEDFAQVFELYSHEKYEKKNYEQIVNAIYLHSPQGLKNAQKMAKRLLVNILLANGDAHLKNWSLIYPDGITPQLSPAYDIVSTLPYVKGENGAALNMAKVKNWYETNMETFKKWAERADVPWQPIAVHLSETMEQARELWPTMLNELPMLESSKQVLKEHWRELHSDFRIG